Part of the Lucilia cuprina isolate Lc7/37 chromosome 5, ASM2204524v1, whole genome shotgun sequence genome is shown below.
ttatcgtctttttccgactttttaaaattgtcgACTATTTTTACTCGTTTCTACAATTTTTCAGTTatagactttttccgacttttttcaacttttttcgactttattagacttttttcgactcatcgacctttttcgacttatcgactttcagacttttcgacttttattaacaaagtcgacttttagacttttttcacagacgatagtcgagttatccacttttttggaacaaaatagccgacttcgacttttttcgacaaaaagccgattgttcgattattcgaaaggcgacttatagaaccctagtttgttatcaaaacaacgcatgttttataaaaaagaagaagacatttgtaaatttaatattaaaattaatgaaaacttcaatataggggctagggtcaaatgaggcgcTACAATTAAGAGTTCATGAGGggtatcaaggctagtatagaactaagttttgcagttttttgtcgtgatacgaatatattaaacataatcatGAACTCTAAAGccttatttggcgggttcagttgtatgggggctaaatCGAAAaagtattgatttttttttggaatcagctgtttacacttttgcatttcgtGATCAAATTTAAACCAACTCCATTGGaagcttaaactagcaaacagtATAAACTGATCAAGTATTCAAAAACAGCTTTCGGggattacttttaatttaatcccttaTCCTTAAacctatagattagtctttagaattgttttctgttttaataactggtgttttctgttgttttgtatgtcaACACCAATCTGAATATTTATAAGCATTTGTTCGcaaactcaaaaacccgctcttaaACATTATGAAACTTTGAATTTACGTATATTTCTTAGTTTTTATAAGTGAGTTTTCActtataggtcaaatatgggccgatctttGCTAAACTTGGAAAagcttatatttttaaataacagttagctgtgttgaatttcattgctatacaaatggttacaagtcattttttggggggtttgtatgggggctagagtcaaataagggccgatcaatATGAACATCTGCTGTGTcatttaaacttatataaaacttatttgtgccaatttttagagataatagaatatttcaggtaattatgacataaaaagtccaaatcgggaggtacggttctatgggggctaggtaaaataatggactgatttcaactattttaaatagttCGTCCCTGTGTCAAAAAACATTCTtggtcaaaatttcatcaaattattttgaaaattgcggcctgtaccttgcgtacaaggttcacatggacagccagccagccggacagacggacggactttaaggtgggtattggaccaatatttttgtgtgttacaaacatcagcaacagtataataccctccccactatagtaagGGAAGCAATTTCATTTCAATGCGAATAtgtgtatgttgttgtttattaggAGAGTCTAATCGAAATGTAGAATACCAAAGTTCGAATAGGGtgattattattttgatttttagtaaaaataagaGTCTATGATGtatttttgaagattttaatttttcattcatCGATCAGAACGTAAGACTTAATGCAATAATAAACattacaaaaatgttatatatatactataataattgttattaatcAGTTTAAATACTAGCACTATATATAAATGAACATTCCAAGttgttcttatttttctttctgtCTCCCTCTCTCAAAGCAATCGATTATTTAAGCATATAAATTCGTTGTTTTACACTCAGTTCCAACGACTTTTCTTAGTTTTACGTTTTTCCCCTTGAGCATTACTATTGGCGTTATTCATTAAAGAAGGCGGAGGTGGTGCGGGTGCTGCAAATACTCCACTTTCAGGAACAGTTTCCTCCCAAGTACGATCTGTTGAAGGTTTAAATTGTGATTGATATTGTGAACGAAAAGCTTCACGCATGGCTGCATAGCGATCTGTGGCCGGACCAGCTGAAGACAAAGATTTGCTGGTAGAAGTATagcttgaactagaactaaaatcaTTAGAGTTTGCGGATGAGGAAGAAGACGATGATTTCGAGCCAAAGCCAGAGCGTTCACGATAACCTAAACCTGTATGGCTACCAGTGGGCTTTTTGCCTTTGCCCTGCTTAAAGCGTGAGCTGCGGAACCAAGAACTTTTCATGGCCAAATCCATTAAATCATCGGGCACTTGTTGATCGGCACCCTCCAAATTGCGCACCAAATGACCAGCAAATTCTTTATCTTTTTCTGTTACCAGTGTATGGGCTGTACCCTTTTCACCCGCTCTACCGGTACGACCAATACGATGGGTATGTGTATCAATATCTCGAGCTATATCGTAGTTAACAACATTCTTAATATGGGGTATATCTAAACCACGAGCTGCAACATCGGTGGCCACTAGAATATCGCATTCCTTACGTTTAAATTGTGTTATGACTTTATTACGATCTGCCTGATCCATGTCACCATGTAGCAGCAGACAATTGTACTCTTTAACTAGCAAATTATTGGCCACCGATTCGGCGTCTGCTTTTTTGGTGACAAAAATCAAAACACTTCCTTCGGAAAGAAAACGTACAAGATTTAATAGCAACCAATTCCATTTTTGCATCGGATTTGGAAAAACGTATACATATTGTGTAATGTCTTGATTGGCCTCATTGAGATCGCCTTGGACAATGCGCACAGGATCGGTTAGGACATCACGAGCCAAGCGTTCAATGCGTTTCTTAAAAGTAGCCGAAAAGAGTAGAGTTTGACGATCTGGTCTGACGTGATTGCAAATTGAACGAACCTATAATAAGAATACAAAAATGGCATTACATCTcaataataattctaaatttctaGAAAACCCAAATTCTTTcgattcttttatattttcatttttaatttttcaataatattcacCTGAGGCTCAAATCCCATATGAAACATGCGATCTGCTTCATCCAAAACCAAAAATGTAACTCTCCTCAGATTTGTGGCTTTCATTTTAACCATGTCTATCATACGACCTGGTGTGGCTACTACAATTTCAGCTCCTTGCTCTAATGCCTTACTCTGTTCCCATTTAGAGCCACCGCCGTAACAGCAAACTACATTGATATTATACACCTTACCAAATTTCTTAGCTTCGTTATAGATTTGCAAGGATAATTC
Proteins encoded:
- the LOC111684747 gene encoding ATP-dependent RNA helicase DDX42, producing MSNYRGIGGGGFPYKSNSNRGGASMNAVPPPSSLNHRGYQKGKIKDNTSAAGTSKYGYSTLESISQFSNSQNYIGKRKACTEDDYFDDDDEPAPQQQAYQPAPGSPGYQKNKQQESDSDEDPLDQFMAGIEQQVEKEKVRKDSSVAAVAGMGSSQSKGVRGDIDEEDDEESYYRYMEENPQAGLRDDGSDVEIEYDEDGNPIAPPKNKNIDPLPPIYHSEIEYESFEKNFYTPHEDIANLDEEQVRDLRKTLGVKVTGPEPPKPVTSFGHFGFDEPLMKAIRKAEYTQPTSIQAQAIPAALAGRDLIGIAKTGSGKTAAFIWPMLVHIMDQRELKPGDGPIGLILAPTRELSLQIYNEAKKFGKVYNINVVCCYGGGSKWEQSKALEQGAEIVVATPGRMIDMVKMKATNLRRVTFLVLDEADRMFHMGFEPQVRSICNHVRPDRQTLLFSATFKKRIERLARDVLTDPVRIVQGDLNEANQDITQYVYVFPNPMQKWNWLLLNLVRFLSEGSVLIFVTKKADAESVANNLLVKEYNCLLLHGDMDQADRNKVITQFKRKECDILVATDVAARGLDIPHIKNVVNYDIARDIDTHTHRIGRTGRAGEKGTAHTLVTEKDKEFAGHLVRNLEGADQQVPDDLMDLAMKSSWFRSSRFKQGKGKKPTGSHTGLGYRERSGFGSKSSSSSSSANSNDFSSSSSYTSTSKSLSSAGPATDRYAAMREAFRSQYQSQFKPSTDRTWEETVPESGVFAAPAPPPPSLMNNANSNAQGEKRKTKKSRWN